The following DNA comes from Leifsonia sp. 1010.
CCGAGGTTCGAGAGCACCAGAGCGGGGGTGTCTTCGAGCCGGTCGAGCACCCGCTGCAGCGCGGGGGAGACGTGGCCGCCGCCGGAGAACCGGTCGGGGGTGTTGTGCCCGGCGACCCGATACAGGTAGTCGCGCTCGTCGTCGGTGAGGCGGAGCGCCCGAGCCAGTGACGACAGCATCTGCTCGCTCGGCTGCGGCCCCCGGCGCTGCTCCAGACGGGTGTAGTAGTCGGTGGACATGGCGGCGAGCAGCGCGACCTCCTCGCGCCGGAGCCCGGGGGCGCGACGGCGGAGCCCGGCGGGGAGTCCGACATCCTCCGGGCGCAGCGTCTCGCGGTGGCGGCGCAGGAAGTCGGCGAGTGCGGCACGGTCCATCCCTCCATGATGACGCCGGTCGCTGCCGCGGACCAGGGATCGCCGATCCCTGGATGACCGCTCCACTTCCTGACGTTATGCGGCGCTCGCAGAGTGGAGGCATGAACATCACAGGGAACACCGTCTTCATCCCCGGCGCCACCAGCGGCATCGGGCTCGCCCTCGCCGTGGCTCTGCACGAGCGCGGCAACTCCGTCATCGTCGGCGGCCGCCGTACCGAGCTTCTCGAGCGGATCGCCGCGGAGCACCCGGGCATCGACACGGTCCGGATCGACACCGCGGACGCCGAGAGCATCCGTGCCGCATCCGCCGAAGTGCTGGCCGCACATCCCGAGCTGAACGTGCTCATCGCGATGGCCGGGATCATGCGCGTCGAGGACTGGCACACGCCTGCCGGCTTCCTCGGGTCGGCCGAGTCGATCGTCACCACCAACGTCCTCGGCCCGATCCGGCTGATCGCCGCCTTCGTCGAGCACCTGCAGACCCGCCCGGACGCGACCATCGTCACCGTGTCGTCCGGTCTGGCGTTCGCGCCGCTCGCGGCGACGCCCAGCTACAACGCCAGCAAGGCGGCCGTCCACATGCTCAGCGAGAGCATCCGGCTGCAGCTGGCCGACACGACCGTGAAGATCGTGGAACTCGAGCCGCCGTCGGTGCGCACGGGCCTTCTGCCGGGGCAGGAGGAGAGCGAGTTCGCCATGCCGCTCGACGAGTTCGTCGGCGAGGTCATCACGCTCATCGAGACGCAGCCCGACGCGAAGGAGCTCCAGGTGGAGCGGGTGAAGTTCCTGCGCTACGGCGAGGCGCGCGGCGATTACGACCGCGTGGTCGAGGTGCTCAACGCCTCCGACCCGCACGGCAAGGACGCGGCGGCCTGACCCGGCGGCCTGACCCGGCGCTGCAGGGCGATCAGTCGCGGGTGACCGTGAGCCCCAGCCACGCGGCCAGGTCGTCGATCGCGGCATCGACGGCGTCCCGCGTGCTGGGGCTGAACGGCTCGTCCTCGTGCATGGCTGCGACGAGCAACACCCCGGCCTTCCGGTCGGCCGCGGCGTCGAGCTTGCCCACCAGGCGATCCTCGTGGAGGATCGGCAGCGCGAAATAGCCCCAGCGGCGCTTGGTTGCCGGCTTGTACATCTCCAGCAGGTATTCGAACCCGAACAGCTCCTGCGACCGCACCCGATCGTGGATGAGCCGATCGAAGGGCGACAGCAGGGCTGTGCGGCCGGCGAACGGCTGCCCGACAGCGGCCGGATCGACCCGCCACTCGCGGTCGCTGCCCTCGACGCGCACCGGGACGCCGGCCTCTCCGACGAGCTGCGGACGTGCGATGCCGAGCGCGCGCAGGCGGCGCTCGTCGCGCAGCCGGGTCGCCTCCGGCTCCGGGATGACCTCGATGCCGGTCGGGTACACCCGCTCGGCGAGGTCCCACGTGCGCTGGCGACCGATCCGCCCGGCGACGGCGACCTCGCCCAGGCCCTGCAGCAGTTCGAGCATGTGGGTGACGTTCTTCTCGTGCGTCCATCCGCTCGACTGCCAGGGCACCTCGGCCGTGTCCGGGATGTCCTTCGAGAGCAGGGGACCCGCGTCGCGCAGCCGGTCGAGCACGTCGCGCCGGAACCCCGGGTTCGCTTCGAGCCACGCCCGCCAGCCGCTGTGGATGGGACCGGCCGCCATCCGCGCCAGATTCAGCCCGAGGTCGGATACCGGGCGGACCATGGCGAACGGAGGCTGGACCGGGTCGTCCTGCGCCTTCAGCTCGTACAGCGTCCGATCGTGCTCGACCGCCTGTGCGAGCTGCTCCGGACGATACGACGCCCCGAGGCGCGTGAAGGCGATCAGGTCGGCACTCGGCGCGATGGCGGCGGTCGGGTCGAGCTGCAGGAAGGTCAGGTGCTCAACCAGCGGGACGAGGCCGACCGGGCGTCGCGCATCGAGCCGTTGCGCGCGCACGGCGATGCGCCGCGCCTCGTCGCGATCCAGTACCTCGGTCATCGCTTCGGCGATCGCCGGGCTCAGCGGTCGGCGAGCTCTGCGAGCAGCGCGCCCAGTTCGGAGGGCCGGGTGAACATCGGCCAGTGGCCGGTCGGCAGCTCCACCACGTCCCAGTGCTCGAGGCGCCCGACCTCGGCCACGGCCGGCTCACCGCCGTCGATCCACGAGCGCAGGTCGGCGGGAGTGAACTCGCACGCGACGATGGTGGCCGGCACCGCGCGCCGACGAGAGTCGTCCGCGAGCTCGATCGGTCCCGCGACGACGTCGGCGGGTTCCGGCACCGCGATCCGGCGGAACTCGTCGCGCTGCTCGTCGGTCAGGTCGATGAGGTCGGCATCCTCGAAGTCCTCCCAGTCGGGGAGCTCGACCTGGCCGTCGGCCGCGGGCAGGTCGGGCGCGACGGATCCGCCGGGACCGAGCGGCCAGGAGTCGACGTACACCGTGCGCACGACGCGGTCCGGACGCTCGGCGGTCGCCGCGTAAGCGAGAGGACCGCCACCGGAATGCCCGACGAGCACCACATCCCGCTCGTCGCCGCCCAGGTCGTCGATGGCCCGCACGATCGCATCCACGTGGTCGCGCACGCGGATGCGGCTGCGGTCGGCGTCGCGCGACTCGAGGCCGGGGAGCGTGAGCGGATGCGCCGTATGGCCCGCGCTCTCGATGGCCGGGATCACCTCCCGCCACGCGTCGGCGCCGAGCCAGAAACCGGGGACGAGAACCATCTGCATGGGCCGACGCTACCGCGGTGCACCGACATCGGGGCAGGGGCGGCGTCGCGGGTGGAGCGCGACCGCGCACTCAGAGCAGGGCGAGGCGGCCCACGATCTTGTCGATCCGGTTCCGCGGCCCCACCAC
Coding sequences within:
- a CDS encoding SDR family NAD(P)-dependent oxidoreductase; this encodes MNITGNTVFIPGATSGIGLALAVALHERGNSVIVGGRRTELLERIAAEHPGIDTVRIDTADAESIRAASAEVLAAHPELNVLIAMAGIMRVEDWHTPAGFLGSAESIVTTNVLGPIRLIAAFVEHLQTRPDATIVTVSSGLAFAPLAATPSYNASKAAVHMLSESIRLQLADTTVKIVELEPPSVRTGLLPGQEESEFAMPLDEFVGEVITLIETQPDAKELQVERVKFLRYGEARGDYDRVVEVLNASDPHGKDAAA
- a CDS encoding alpha/beta fold hydrolase, translated to MQMVLVPGFWLGADAWREVIPAIESAGHTAHPLTLPGLESRDADRSRIRVRDHVDAIVRAIDDLGGDERDVVLVGHSGGGPLAYAATAERPDRVVRTVYVDSWPLGPGGSVAPDLPAADGQVELPDWEDFEDADLIDLTDEQRDEFRRIAVPEPADVVAGPIELADDSRRRAVPATIVACEFTPADLRSWIDGGEPAVAEVGRLEHWDVVELPTGHWPMFTRPSELGALLAELADR
- a CDS encoding DNA glycosylase AlkZ-like family protein, encoding MTEVLDRDEARRIAVRAQRLDARRPVGLVPLVEHLTFLQLDPTAAIAPSADLIAFTRLGASYRPEQLAQAVEHDRTLYELKAQDDPVQPPFAMVRPVSDLGLNLARMAAGPIHSGWRAWLEANPGFRRDVLDRLRDAGPLLSKDIPDTAEVPWQSSGWTHEKNVTHMLELLQGLGEVAVAGRIGRQRTWDLAERVYPTGIEVIPEPEATRLRDERRLRALGIARPQLVGEAGVPVRVEGSDREWRVDPAAVGQPFAGRTALLSPFDRLIHDRVRSQELFGFEYLLEMYKPATKRRWGYFALPILHEDRLVGKLDAAADRKAGVLLVAAMHEDEPFSPSTRDAVDAAIDDLAAWLGLTVTRD